A window of Strix aluco isolate bStrAlu1 chromosome 2, bStrAlu1.hap1, whole genome shotgun sequence contains these coding sequences:
- the RASL11A gene encoding ras-like protein family member 11A, with protein sequence MRLPSMSQPFLLAPIAECAPGPPGAQVRLAVMGARGVGKSAMVVRFLTKRFIGDYEPNTGNLYSRLVRLDGDHVAVQIQDTPGCIQVQEDCVQVLDSLSRCVKWAEGFLLVYSITDYSSYQSVQPLYQHIRKVHPDSRTPIIIVGNKADLLHARQVQAKEGLQLANELGSLFLEISTSDDSQGVCDVFQYLCKEVSKLQHVGSTDRRRSSIIPRPKSPNMQDLKRRFKQALSSKVK encoded by the exons ATGCGCCTGCCGAGCATGTCCCAGCCCTTCCTGCTGGCGCCCATCGCCGAGTGCGCCCCGGGACCGCCCGGCGCCCAGGTCCGCCTGGCGGTGATGGGCGCCCGCGGCGTCGGCAAGAGCG CCATGGTCGTGCGGTTCTTGACGAAGCGGTTCATCGGGGACTACGAGCCCAACACAG GCAACCTCTACTCCAGGCTGGTCCGTCTGGACGGGGACCACGTTGCCGTGCAGATCCAAGACACGCCGGGGTGCATCCAG GTGCAGGAAGACTGCGTGCAGGTGCTTGACTCCCTGTCCAGGTGTGTGAAGTGGGCAGAGGGCTTCCTCCTGGTTTACTCCATCACAGACTACAGCAGCTACCAGTCAGTCCAACCTCTCTACCAGCACATCCGCAAGGTCCACCCAGATTCCAGGACTCCCATCATTATCGTGGGGAACAAAGCAGACCTCCTCCACGCCAGGCAAGTACAGGCAAAAGAGGGACTACAGCTGGCAAATGAACTGGGCAGCCTATTCTTGGAAATCTCCACAAGTGATGACTCCCAAGGCGTCTGTGATGTTTTCCAGTATCTTTGCAAGGAGGTCAGCAAACTACAGCATGTGGGCAGCACGGACAGGAGGCGGTCGTCCATCATCCCTCGTCCCAAATCTCCCAACATGCAAGATCTAAAGAGACGTTTCAAACAGGCTTTATCTTCCAAAGTCAAATAA